The stretch of DNA ACTCCGTTGAAATCAGGCAGTTTGGAAGACAAAAAGGACGCCAAGCTGTTGGTATCTCCGGCAAAAACCTTATTTATAAAAGGTATTTGATAGATTTGATTGCCCGCGAAAAACACTATTACAATGGCTATTCCTAACGATATCGTCGTTCCAAACAACGAGGTTATTGACTTTAAAGCGCCTTTATAAGCTCCATAAAGCGTGAAAATCAACAATATGCCAACTACAATCCCATCAATAATAAGCGCCATAAAAACCTCCTCCAATGCCTTTAAAATGTATTTTTTTTCTATATTTGGGAATACTTCCCTAATATCAGACCAAATATACCGTTATGAAAACCATCTCTTTTTCGTCCACATCCTCAAACAATTCTTTGGCGGATACGCTGCTGAAAAAGTTGCGATCTTTCCGCTCCTTGCCCGTCATTTTGTGCATCGGCAGCGACAAAGTCACAGGCGATTGCTTGGGTCCTTTGTGCGGGCATTTGCTGGTCAATATTTACAACACCCCTTGCTATGTTTATGGGACATTGGATTTGCCCGTAACGGCCAAAAATCTAGAAAGCACGCTGGACTTTATAAAGGCCCGCCATCCAGGCCAAAAAATTTGGGCGGTCGACGCCTGCGTAGGAAAACCGCAGGATGTGGGCGTTATCAAAGTCGGCTCGGGGTTATATCCCGGCTCTTTTTGGGGCCATAACCTGCCCCGTTCGGGCAATCTGGGAATAACCGCCTGCGTGGCCTCTGATAACGGCAATGATTTTCAAACAGCGAGATTGGGTAATGTTTTCAAACTTGCCGATATAATCGCGCAAGCCCTTGACAAAAGCCTGCGCATACATGTAAGTCTCCAAAAAATATACCGACCAAGTAATAACATTATATCAGCGTCCAATTAATTAATAATTAAACAAAGATTAAAAAATGATTAGAAAATTGTTTCACGTGAAACAATTTTTATCTATTTTTAAAAGAATTTATAAGCTCGCTTATCCTGTCCAGGTCGTCCCTGGAAAAATAATCTATATAAATCCTTCCTTTGTTTTCGTTGCCATAGACCGTAACCTTGGTGGCAAACACCCTTTGCATGTCGTAAATCAATTCCCTTAACTCTATGCTTTGACGCATAGCGAAAATTGGTTTGGTCTGTGGTTTGGGCGCCAATAATTTTTTTACGGCGTTTTCCAAATCCCTTACTGACATTTGTTTTTGGATGGCGGCATTGGCGAATTTTAGTTGCTGGTCTTTATCCTCTATGCCTAAAAGCGCGCGAGCATGACCTGCGCTTAATTTGCCGTCCAAAATCATTTCTATTATTTCTTGGTCTAAGGTCAAAAGCCTCAGCGTATTGGCGATAGCCGGACGGCTTTTGCCCAACCTTTCGGCCACTTTTTCTTGGGTGTAATTATATTCAGCCATCAGCCTTTTGATCGCTCTTGCGGCTTCTATGGGGTTTAGATCTTCCCTTTGGAGGTTTTCTATTAGCGATATTTCGCTTATTTTTTGATCGGAATAGTCTTTGATAACTACGGGCACTTTTAACAGGCCGGCTATTTTAGCCGCGCGCCATCTTCTTTCGCCCGCTATTATCATATATTTATCTTCCCGCTTGGTTACAATCAAAGGCTGAATGACGCCGTGAATTTTTATGGAATCTGCCAGCTCGTTTAGGCTTTGCGCGTCAAAAGATCTGCGTGGCTGATTGGGGTTGGGAAATAATTTATGTATTTCTATCTCGGTTTCAGCTTCTTGATTGGCGGTATCTATTACTCTTTCGCTATAATCGTTATCGCTAAAAAGCGCGTCCAGACCGCGGCCTAAACCTTTTCTAATTGACATAGTCTAAAACTCCTAATTTTTAAAAACATTTTAACACAAGAAAGGATAATTATCAATATTTAATAATTATGACGGTATAAATAAAAAAATCCACAAATTCTTACACATTGAAGTTTATCAATGTGTATGGAAATGTGGATAAATTAATTATAAATATTTATAATTGACTTAAATTATTAAAAATTTTAGGCTGTTTTGCTACTTATAAACATATTTTTGCCTATAAATGTTGATAAAAATTAACAAAATGTTTAATTTGGGCGCAAGGTTTTACACAATGTTATTAAAACCAAACCACAATATCTAAGCATTAAAAAATAAATAAATATTATATATTGCGCTTTTTATGTAGTTTTCCACAATTTAACTCCCAACTATTACTACTGCTACTATATAAGAATAATATATAATTATTTATCGGGATTTTTATCGTTGTCTTTATTATGTGTAATTTTTATGTATTCGGCCAATCTCAAG from Clostridiales bacterium encodes:
- the yyaC gene encoding spore protease YyaC codes for the protein MKTISFSSTSSNNSLADTLLKKLRSFRSLPVILCIGSDKVTGDCLGPLCGHLLVNIYNTPCYVYGTLDLPVTAKNLESTLDFIKARHPGQKIWAVDACVGKPQDVGVIKVGSGLYPGSFWGHNLPRSGNLGITACVASDNGNDFQTARLGNVFKLADIIAQALDKSLRIHVSLQKIYRPSNNIISASN
- a CDS encoding ParB/RepB/Spo0J family partition protein; this translates as MSIRKGLGRGLDALFSDNDYSERVIDTANQEAETEIEIHKLFPNPNQPRRSFDAQSLNELADSIKIHGVIQPLIVTKREDKYMIIAGERRWRAAKIAGLLKVPVVIKDYSDQKISEISLIENLQREDLNPIEAARAIKRLMAEYNYTQEKVAERLGKSRPAIANTLRLLTLDQEIIEMILDGKLSAGHARALLGIEDKDQQLKFANAAIQKQMSVRDLENAVKKLLAPKPQTKPIFAMRQSIELRELIYDMQRVFATKVTVYGNENKGRIYIDYFSRDDLDRISELINSFKNR